One region of Sebastes fasciatus isolate fSebFas1 chromosome 1, fSebFas1.pri, whole genome shotgun sequence genomic DNA includes:
- the LOC141772581 gene encoding aflatoxin B1 aldehyde reductase member 4-like: MQRVITVTTGRLCTLRNSHTIKDVLTHSPRFVARRNMSSSQTKRPVSLLGTMAFGGRADAEQSLEMVKTFLDRGHNHVDTAFMYVDGQSETVIGGMNLPKTVSIATKANPWDGKTLKPESVRSQLDTSLQRLKTDSVDLFYLHAPDHENPIQDTLRTCNELHKEGKFKEFGLSNYASWEVAEIATICRHNNWIVPTVYQGMYNATTRQVETELLPCLRNYGIKFYAYNPLAGGLLTGKYHYQDKDGSQPAGRFFGNNWATAYRNRYWKQSQFEAIEVVLKALETTYGSEKPTMTSAAMRWMYHHSQLKGDLGDGVIIGMSTMEQLQQNLAAAEEGPLDQRVVAAFNEAWNLVAHECPNYFR, from the exons ATGCAGCGGGTAATAACAGTCACAACAGGAAGACTGTGCACACTGAGAAACAGTCACACTATTAAAGACGTGCTCACACATTCACCGAGGTTCGTCGCTCGTAGAAACATGTCGTCGTCTCAGACTAAACGACCAGTTTCCTTACTGGGGACGATGGCGTTTGGTGGCCGAGCCGACGCCGAGCAGAGCCTGGAGATGGTGAAGACTTTCCTGGACAGAGGACACAACCATGTGGACACAGCCTTCATGTATGTGGATGGGCAGTCAGAGACGGTCATAGGGGGCATGAATCTACCTAAAACAG taagCATAGCTACCAAGGCCAACCCCTGGGATGGGAAGACGCTGAAGCCAGAGAGTGTGCGCTCTCAGCTGGACACCTCCCTTCAGAGGCTAAAGACCGATAGTGTGGACCTTTTCTACCTCCATGCCCCTGACCACGAAAACCCCATCCAGGATACCCTTAGGACCTGCAATGAACTCCACAAAGAG GGAAAGTTCAAGGAGTTTGGCCTGTCAAACTATGCATCGTGGGAAGTGGCTGAAATTGCCACCATCTGCAGACACAACAACTGGATTGTTCCCACTGTGTATCAG GGGATGTACAACGCCACTACAAGACAGGTTGAGactgagttgctgccatgtctGAGAAACTACGGAATTAAATTCTACGCATACAATCCTCTAGCAG GTGGCCTTCTGACAGGAAAGTACCATTATCAAGACAAAGATGGTTCCCAGCCTGCAGGACGATTCTTCGGTAACAACTGGGCTACAGCATACAGAAACAG ATACTGGAAGCAGAGTCAATTCGAGGCAATAGAAGTGGTTCTGAAGGCCTTGGAGACGACATACGGCTCAGAGAAACCCACCATGACTTCTGCTGCTATGCGCTGGATGTACCATCACTCTCAACTTAAG GGTGATCTTGGTGATGGAGTCATCATTGGCATGTCAACTATGGAGCAACTTCAGCAAAACTTGGCTGCTGCAGAGGAGGGTCCTCTGGATCAGAGAGTGGTCGCCGCCTTCAATGAGGCCTGGAATCTCGTAGCCCACGAGTGTCCAAACTACTTCCGCTAA
- the LOC141772562 gene encoding aflatoxin B1 aldehyde reductase member 2-like, which produces MQGIITGRLCSLRNSHTIKDVLGFVAHRNMSSQTKRPVTLMGTMAVGGLANAKQSLEMVKTFLDRGHNQVDTALMYMDGNSETVIGGMNLPKTVSIATKANPWDGKTLKPESVRSQLESSLQRLRTNCVDLFYLHSPDHENPIKDTLRTCNELHKEGKFKEFGLSNYASWEVVEILNICRHNNWIVPIVYQGMYNATTRQVESELLPCLRYYGIKFYAYNPLAGGLLTGKHHYQDKDASKPEGRFFGNELAVRYRERYWKQSHFEAINVVLKALETTYGSKKPTLTSAAMRWMYHHSQLKGDLGDGVIIGMSSMEQLLQNLAATEEGPLDQRVVAAFNEAWNLVAHECPNYFR; this is translated from the exons ATGCAGGGGATAATAACAGGAAGACTGTGCTCACTTAGAAATAGTCATACTATTAAAGATGTGCTCGGGTTTGTTGCTCATAGAAACATGTCATCTCAGACTAAACGACCGGTTACTTTAATGGGAACTATGGCAGTCGGTGGACTGGCCAACGCCAAGCAGAGTCTGGAGATGGTGAAGACTTTCCTGGACAGAGGACACAACCAGGTGGACACAGCCCTCATGTACATGGATGGAAATTCAGAGACGGTCATAGGAGGCATGAATCTTCCTAAAACAG TAAGCATAGCTACCAAGGCCAACCCCTGGGACGGGAAGACGCTGAAGCCAGAGAGTGTGCGCTCTCAGCTGGAAAGCTCCCTTCAGAGGCTGCGGACCAATTGTGTGGATCTTTTCTACCTCCATTCCCCTGACCACGAAAACCCCATCAAGGATACCCTTAGGACCTGCAATGAACTCCACAAAGAG GGAAAATTCAAGGAGTTTGGCCTGTCAAACTATGCATCATGGGAAGTGGTTGAAATTCTCAACATCTGCAGACACAACAACTGGATTGTTCCCATTGTGTATCAG GGGATGTACAACGCCACTACAAGACAGGTTGAGtctgagttgctgccatgtctGAGATACTACGGAATTAAATTCTACGCATACAATCCTCTAGCAG GTGGCCTTCTGACAGGAAAGCACCATTACCAAGACAAAGATGCTTCCAAGCCTGAAGGACGATTCTTTGGTAACGAGTTGGCTGTCCGATACAGAGAGAG ATACTGGAAGCAGAGTCATTTCGAGGCAATAAATGTGGTTCTGAAGGCTTTGGAGACGACGTACGGCTCAAAGAAACCCACCCTGACTTCTGCTGCTATGCGCTGGATGTACCATCACTCTCAACTTAAG GGTGATCTTGGTGATGGAGTCATCATTGGCATGTCAAGCATGGAGCAACTTCTGCAAAACTTGGCTGCTACAGAGGAGGGTCCTCTGGATCAGAGAGTGGTCGCCGCCTTCAATGAGGCCTGGAATCTCGTAGCCCACGAGTGTCCAAACTACTTCCGCTAA